The following proteins come from a genomic window of Corallococcus sp. NCRR:
- a CDS encoding DEAD/DEAH box helicase: MSDIQEPTPGAPAPDEASTRPAEYIADVSFDEMNLSEPLRRALAERGYTSPTPVQAKAFGPAMAGKDLIVRSKTGTGKTAAFGLPLLEKIPADEKRVRALILCPTRELALQVAEELTTLAKYKGVKVAAIYGGASMKQQEDALEEGTPIIVGTPGRVFDHINRGNLKLDGCDHAVLDEADEMLNQGFYEEVTRILDRLPKTRQVLLFSATVPTDIQNLIARYTTNAETLLLSGDVFTVEHIHHIRYDVSDQFPKPRNLIYILEKEEPSNAIIFCNTRDDTALVTAVLNRNGFDAELLNGDLPQKERERVMGKVKRGEVAFMVATDIAARGIDISGLEYVINYSLPEDPAVYLHRVGRTGRIGNKGTAINLFSGRELATFTVLEKKFGIKFEMREMPAPEEAMHLWTERHVRELREGMGSSIFEGFLPLASQLKQRPDADDLIAFLIKYYFSRLRMEKAQAAGETEKREPAPERKPMERRGKDRERDRERPRREDRGERAERPRRDEHPDRERRPRRDERREDRGERRGAGSAALEAGPGETKLWVNLGTADGLGPGSIATAMEEAGAPVGKLVRAELRPTFAYVFVAEDDSAGFEALNGKQHGGKTLRVEKSKPRSERDTTSTRPPPSPDAGPGEVKLWVNLGSDDGMDEAKLPATLESLGAPAGKVIKALTRPTYGYVYVPEGDAAGFESLNGKAHNEKPLKLERHRPRGQREERRPRHEALPDLPGQARLWVGLGRQEGLDEAGVAAALEAAGAPAGKVLRTDLRPTYAYVFVAEEDVAGFEATHGKPHGEGKTLKVERAKRK, from the coding sequence ATGAGCGACATCCAAGAGCCCACGCCGGGAGCCCCGGCGCCTGACGAAGCCTCGACGCGTCCCGCCGAATACATCGCGGACGTCAGCTTCGACGAAATGAACCTCTCCGAGCCCCTCCGCCGTGCACTGGCGGAGCGCGGCTACACCAGTCCCACCCCCGTCCAGGCCAAGGCCTTCGGTCCCGCGATGGCGGGCAAGGACCTCATCGTCCGCAGCAAGACGGGCACGGGCAAGACGGCCGCCTTCGGCCTGCCCCTGCTGGAGAAGATCCCCGCGGACGAGAAGCGCGTGCGCGCCCTCATCCTCTGCCCCACGCGCGAGTTGGCGCTCCAGGTGGCGGAGGAGCTCACCACCCTGGCCAAGTACAAGGGCGTGAAGGTGGCGGCCATCTACGGCGGCGCCTCCATGAAGCAGCAGGAGGACGCGCTGGAAGAGGGCACGCCCATCATCGTGGGCACCCCGGGCCGCGTCTTCGACCACATCAACCGCGGCAACCTCAAGCTGGACGGCTGCGACCACGCCGTGCTGGACGAAGCCGACGAGATGTTGAACCAGGGCTTCTACGAGGAGGTGACGCGCATCCTCGACCGCCTTCCGAAGACGCGCCAGGTGCTGCTCTTCAGCGCCACCGTCCCCACGGACATCCAGAACCTCATCGCGCGCTACACGACGAACGCGGAGACGCTGCTGTTGTCCGGCGACGTCTTCACGGTGGAGCACATCCACCACATCCGCTACGACGTGTCGGACCAGTTCCCCAAGCCGCGCAACCTCATCTACATCCTGGAGAAGGAGGAGCCCTCCAACGCCATCATCTTCTGCAACACGCGGGATGACACGGCGCTGGTGACCGCGGTGCTCAACCGCAACGGCTTCGACGCGGAGCTGCTCAACGGAGACCTGCCGCAGAAGGAGCGCGAGCGGGTGATGGGCAAGGTGAAGCGCGGCGAGGTGGCCTTCATGGTCGCCACGGACATCGCGGCGCGCGGCATCGACATCTCCGGGCTGGAGTACGTCATCAACTACTCCCTGCCGGAGGACCCCGCCGTCTACCTGCACCGCGTGGGCCGCACGGGCCGCATCGGCAACAAGGGCACGGCCATCAACCTCTTCTCCGGGCGCGAGCTGGCGACGTTCACCGTGCTGGAGAAGAAGTTCGGCATCAAGTTCGAGATGCGCGAGATGCCCGCCCCCGAAGAGGCGATGCACCTGTGGACCGAGCGCCACGTGCGCGAGCTGCGCGAGGGCATGGGCTCCAGCATCTTCGAGGGCTTCCTGCCCCTGGCCTCGCAGCTCAAGCAGCGCCCGGACGCGGACGACCTCATCGCCTTCCTCATCAAGTACTACTTCAGCCGCCTGCGCATGGAGAAGGCCCAGGCCGCCGGTGAGACGGAGAAGCGCGAGCCGGCGCCGGAGCGCAAGCCCATGGAGCGCCGGGGCAAGGACCGCGAGCGCGACCGGGAGCGTCCCCGCCGCGAGGACCGGGGCGAGCGCGCCGAGCGCCCGCGCCGCGACGAGCACCCGGACCGCGAGCGCCGTCCGCGCCGCGACGAGCGCCGTGAGGACCGGGGCGAGCGCCGGGGTGCCGGCTCCGCCGCGCTGGAGGCGGGCCCGGGCGAGACGAAGCTCTGGGTGAACCTGGGCACCGCGGACGGCCTGGGGCCGGGCAGCATCGCCACGGCCATGGAGGAGGCGGGCGCGCCGGTGGGCAAGCTGGTGCGCGCGGAGCTGCGCCCCACGTTCGCGTACGTCTTCGTGGCGGAGGACGACTCCGCGGGCTTCGAGGCGCTCAACGGCAAGCAGCACGGCGGCAAGACGCTGCGCGTGGAGAAGAGCAAGCCGCGCAGCGAGCGCGACACCACCAGCACCCGCCCGCCCCCGTCCCCGGACGCGGGCCCCGGCGAGGTGAAGCTCTGGGTGAACCTGGGCTCGGATGACGGCATGGACGAGGCGAAGCTGCCCGCCACGCTGGAGTCCCTGGGTGCCCCGGCCGGCAAGGTCATCAAGGCCCTCACCCGCCCCACCTACGGCTACGTCTACGTGCCGGAAGGTGACGCCGCGGGCTTCGAGTCGCTCAACGGCAAGGCGCACAACGAGAAGCCGCTGAAGCTGGAGCGGCACCGTCCGCGCGGCCAGCGTGAAGAGCGCCGCCCCCGTCACGAGGCGCTGCCGGACCTCCCTGGCCAGGCGCGCCTGTGGGTGGGCCTGGGCCGTCAGGAGGGCCTGGACGAGGCGGGCGTCGCCGCCGCGCTGGAGGCCGCGGGCGCTCCGGCGGGCAAGGTGCTGAGAACCGACCTGCGCCCCACGTACGCGTACGTCTTCGTCGCGGAGGAGGACGTGGCGGGCTTCGAGGCCACCCACGGCAAGCCCCACGGCGAGGGCAAGACGCTCAAGGTGGAGCGCGCCAAGCGCAAGTAG
- a CDS encoding helix-turn-helix domain-containing protein — translation MRPHSPDDSDAGSSLQGLARRIRTLRERRGLTQEDFAARCDISVSFVSLLERGERNPSYDTLLQVAAALELPLGELFRLEDAEDAGAHRLVEWVRLKKLGRDDVDRLLAVAEAMFSGGPGAPAPPAKEASAACASPECGRPVLARGLCVAHYHRARRKKTAPEP, via the coding sequence ATGCGCCCCCACTCCCCGGACGACAGCGACGCCGGTTCGTCCCTGCAGGGACTGGCGCGGCGGATCCGCACGTTGCGCGAGCGCCGGGGCCTCACCCAGGAGGACTTCGCCGCCCGGTGCGACATCTCCGTGAGCTTCGTGTCCCTGCTGGAGCGCGGCGAGCGCAACCCCAGCTACGACACGCTCCTCCAGGTCGCGGCCGCGCTGGAGCTGCCGCTGGGGGAGCTGTTCCGGCTGGAGGACGCGGAGGACGCGGGGGCTCATCGGCTGGTGGAGTGGGTGCGGCTGAAGAAGCTGGGGCGGGACGACGTGGACCGCCTGCTGGCCGTGGCGGAGGCGATGTTCAGCGGCGGGCCGGGCGCTCCGGCGCCTCCGGCGAAGGAGGCCAGCGCGGCCTGCGCTTCACCGGAGTGCGGCCGGCCCGTGCTGGCCCGGGGGCTGTGCGTGGCGCACTACCACCGGGCCCGCAGGAAGAAGACGGCTCCGGAGCCTTGA
- a CDS encoding Glu/Leu/Phe/Val family dehydrogenase, with amino-acid sequence MNAVDGTNYYFRKAARVMDVGTPIETLLATPLREVKVQVSIEMDSGEIRTFLGYRIQHDNSRGPMKGGLRYHPALDQDECVSLASLMTWKTAVVNVPYGGAKGGVACDPAQMSLKEVERLTRKFVDQIQDVIGPTRDIPAPDVNTNPQVMAWVMDQYSRYHGHSPAVVTGKPLELYGSKGREAATGRGLLYVCREILRDLGMPVKGTRFAIQGFGNVGSHIAQLIWGDGGVVVAASDVLGGMYNPMGLDVPSLFEHVKRTGTVTGFSGGTPCRNEDVLAADCEVLIPAALGHVLTRDNANSVRARLVVEGANGPTQPEADDILEKRGIFVVPDILASAGGVTVSYLEWVQNLQHVSWEEDRVNAELEKTMKEAYDRVAQIARSRKVSMRTAAYILAIGRVGKATVLRGI; translated from the coding sequence ATGAACGCCGTCGACGGCACCAACTACTACTTCCGCAAGGCCGCGCGGGTCATGGACGTGGGCACGCCCATCGAGACGCTCCTGGCCACGCCCCTGCGCGAGGTGAAGGTGCAGGTGTCCATCGAGATGGACTCCGGTGAGATCCGCACGTTCCTGGGCTACCGCATCCAGCACGACAACAGCCGAGGCCCCATGAAGGGCGGCCTGCGCTACCACCCCGCCCTGGACCAGGACGAGTGCGTGTCGCTCGCGTCGCTGATGACGTGGAAGACCGCCGTGGTGAACGTGCCCTACGGCGGCGCCAAGGGCGGCGTGGCGTGCGACCCCGCGCAGATGAGCCTCAAGGAAGTGGAGCGGCTCACGCGCAAGTTCGTGGATCAGATCCAGGACGTCATCGGGCCCACGCGGGACATCCCCGCGCCGGACGTCAACACCAACCCCCAGGTGATGGCCTGGGTGATGGACCAGTACTCGCGCTACCACGGGCACTCCCCGGCGGTGGTGACGGGCAAGCCCCTGGAGCTGTACGGCTCCAAGGGCCGCGAGGCCGCCACCGGGCGCGGGCTCTTGTACGTGTGCCGTGAAATCCTGCGCGACCTGGGCATGCCGGTGAAGGGCACGCGCTTCGCCATCCAGGGCTTCGGCAACGTGGGCAGCCACATCGCGCAGCTCATCTGGGGCGACGGCGGCGTGGTGGTGGCCGCGTCCGATGTGCTGGGCGGCATGTACAACCCCATGGGCCTGGACGTGCCGTCCCTCTTCGAGCACGTGAAGCGCACCGGCACCGTGACGGGCTTCAGCGGCGGCACGCCGTGCAGGAACGAGGACGTGCTCGCGGCGGACTGTGAAGTGCTCATCCCCGCGGCCCTGGGCCACGTGCTCACCCGCGACAACGCCAACAGCGTGCGCGCGCGCCTGGTGGTGGAGGGCGCCAACGGCCCCACCCAGCCGGAGGCGGACGACATCCTGGAGAAGCGCGGCATCTTCGTGGTGCCGGACATCCTGGCCAGCGCGGGCGGCGTGACGGTGAGCTACCTGGAGTGGGTGCAGAACCTCCAGCACGTCTCCTGGGAAGAGGACCGCGTCAACGCGGAGCTGGAGAAGACGATGAAGGAGGCCTACGACCGGGTGGCGCAGATTGCACGGTCCCGTAAGGTTTCCATGCGGACGGCCGCTTACATCCTGGCCATTGGCCGGGTGGGCAAGGCCACGGTGCTGCGCGGCATCTGA